The proteins below come from a single Pseudanabaena sp. BC1403 genomic window:
- a CDS encoding WecB/TagA/CpsF family glycosyltransferase produces MSQRISIINVGIDTTSYVDTCDRIATLVQQATFCYIIAANVHVVMTAYWDRNYRQVLENAEIVTPDGMPLVWGLRSLGVKNQQRVYGPDLMLAWCDRAAQENLPIYLFGSTDETLNKLEQKLKLRFPDLAIAGKHAPPYFELENPNFEMLLAEDIELISKSGAKVVFVALGCPKQEFWMSHAQHRLAAVMIGVGAAFDFHSGQVSQAPQWMMAIGLEWLYRFSQEPIRLWQRYLINNPCFVILFGMQHLRRIFQSPKARGDASRRL; encoded by the coding sequence ATGAGTCAGCGTATATCCATTATTAATGTTGGCATTGACACAACTAGTTATGTAGATACTTGCGATCGCATTGCCACTCTCGTCCAGCAAGCGACATTTTGCTACATTATTGCCGCGAATGTGCATGTGGTAATGACAGCCTATTGGGATCGTAACTATCGCCAAGTATTAGAAAATGCCGAAATTGTTACCCCTGATGGGATGCCGCTTGTATGGGGGCTACGATCGCTAGGGGTAAAAAACCAGCAGAGAGTTTATGGGCCAGATCTAATGCTTGCTTGGTGTGATCGCGCAGCTCAAGAAAATCTACCTATTTATCTTTTTGGCTCAACGGACGAAACGCTTAATAAATTAGAGCAGAAATTAAAATTGCGCTTTCCAGATTTAGCGATCGCAGGCAAACATGCCCCACCTTATTTCGAGCTTGAAAATCCCAACTTTGAGATGCTGTTAGCTGAAGATATTGAACTTATTTCTAAATCAGGTGCAAAAGTTGTATTTGTTGCCCTTGGTTGTCCTAAGCAAGAATTTTGGATGAGCCACGCCCAACATCGATTGGCGGCAGTGATGATCGGGGTGGGTGCTGCCTTTGATTTTCATAGTGGACAGGTTTCACAAGCTCCACAATGGATGATGGCGATTGGGCTTGAATGGTTATATCGCTTTAGTCAAGAGCCAATTCGTCTGTGGCAGCGCTATTTGATAAATAATCCCTGTTTTGTAATTTTATTTGGGATGCAACATTTGCGGCGAATTTTTCAAAGCCCAAAAGCTAGAGGCGACGCTTCGCGTCGCCTCTAG
- a CDS encoding DUF429 domain-containing protein: MKIYGIDFTSAPSKNKVIACAEAWLESDILHIQKFHRFIDFPSFMEFLMRSPVWIAGVDFPLGQPRKLIQNLQWGKTWAEYVDRIGQMSKQEFVETLNQYRQDRPAGDREHLRQTDRDAGAISPMKVYGVPVGKMFFEGAPRMLAAGFSVLPCHPTNDPRIVIEIYPALMSRSIIGKQSYKSDDKRKQTTEMQFLRQEIINQVRSPIYNTKYGFVVEIDKQVTCECVSDASGDTLDAVLSTIQAALAFRLPNYGIPKNCDHLEGWICS, encoded by the coding sequence ATGAAAATATATGGAATTGACTTTACTAGCGCACCTAGCAAAAACAAAGTAATCGCTTGTGCAGAAGCTTGGCTAGAATCAGATATTTTACATATTCAGAAGTTCCATCGTTTTATAGATTTTCCTTCTTTTATGGAATTTCTAATGCGATCGCCTGTCTGGATTGCAGGAGTAGATTTCCCATTGGGGCAACCTCGGAAATTAATCCAAAACTTACAATGGGGGAAAACTTGGGCGGAATATGTCGATCGCATAGGACAGATGAGTAAACAGGAGTTTGTGGAAACCTTAAATCAATATCGTCAAGATCGACCTGCGGGCGATCGCGAACATTTACGCCAAACTGATCGGGACGCAGGGGCAATTAGTCCGATGAAAGTCTATGGTGTGCCTGTAGGTAAAATGTTTTTTGAAGGTGCGCCAAGAATGTTGGCAGCAGGATTTAGTGTTTTGCCTTGTCATCCCACTAACGATCCACGAATTGTGATTGAGATTTATCCTGCGCTAATGTCAAGGAGCATAATCGGTAAACAGAGCTATAAATCTGATGATAAGCGCAAACAAACTACAGAAATGCAGTTTTTGCGTCAAGAAATAATTAATCAGGTGCGATCGCCTATATACAATACAAAGTATGGCTTTGTTGTCGAAATTGATAAACAGGTTACTTGTGAATGTGTGAGTGATGCTTCGGGCGATACGCTTGATGCTGTACTTTCCACAATCCAAGCAGCATTGGCTTTCCGACTACCCAATTATGGAATTCCTAAAAATTGCGATCACCTTGAAGGATGGATTTGTTCATAA
- a CDS encoding serine/threonine-protein kinase: MPAKVLDGRYKLIKQIGAGGFGHTFIARDMRRPGSPPCVVKQLKPASDDPNFIREARRLFNTEAETLEKLGSHDQIPQLLAYFEEDKQFFLVQEFVEGRSLHDELKASLPDVSDLDNAAQDRLFAELENIDAPTRDKQLGEVEVLKILKDVLDVLDFVHSEGVIHRDIKPDNLIRRKKDQKIVLIDFGAVKAVQDANTQLVANEKGESRFTVTIGTPGYMPSEQCAGRPTYNSDIYALGMVAIKALTGYSPTDLPTDPATGELVWRDKAQVSNGLAMVLTRMVRYHYTQRYQSVREVNQGITTFATMTEVERKATTSKIVRSTILTGTENSSLSNVPTSYKSSSQTRRSVPAPSASSNSGVLFLFGGLLAVVAVIAAFTLPAMMRSNQPPIIVNNPSIPATKPLSTDPSPITTPTNTAVNQALNLEANKESLVVPNKIVGDATHTYTIQAKSGQLLSTSITGTGLLLTVLNAQGIPLSNAVNVVNADVPIPSDGAYVVQLKGIGGTTEIPYQLKFSLKDAAIAQPTAIPTTPPLTSPLVTPTPTLGTPVPNPPTPVATPTQAPPPQIEIKIRNR; the protein is encoded by the coding sequence ATGCCAGCCAAAGTACTAGATGGACGCTACAAACTGATTAAACAAATTGGTGCAGGTGGATTTGGGCATACATTTATTGCTAGGGATATGCGTCGTCCTGGTTCGCCACCCTGCGTAGTTAAGCAACTAAAACCCGCTAGTGATGATCCCAATTTTATTCGTGAGGCGAGACGGCTATTTAACACTGAAGCTGAAACCCTAGAGAAACTTGGTAGCCACGATCAAATCCCACAATTGCTTGCCTATTTTGAGGAAGATAAGCAGTTCTTTTTAGTGCAAGAATTTGTGGAAGGGCGATCGCTCCATGATGAACTAAAAGCCTCACTACCTGATGTATCAGATTTAGATAATGCAGCTCAAGATCGTCTTTTTGCTGAGTTGGAAAATATTGATGCGCCAACCAGAGACAAACAACTAGGCGAAGTTGAAGTACTCAAGATTTTAAAAGATGTTCTTGATGTCTTGGACTTTGTTCATTCTGAAGGAGTGATTCATCGCGATATTAAGCCAGATAACTTAATTCGCCGTAAGAAAGATCAAAAGATAGTGCTGATCGATTTTGGTGCTGTCAAGGCAGTGCAAGATGCTAACACGCAACTTGTGGCTAACGAAAAAGGGGAATCGCGGTTTACAGTTACCATCGGTACACCTGGCTATATGCCCAGTGAGCAATGTGCAGGCAGACCGACTTATAACAGTGATATTTACGCTTTGGGCATGGTGGCAATTAAAGCTCTCACAGGGTATAGTCCTACCGATTTGCCAACCGATCCCGCTACAGGTGAGCTAGTCTGGCGGGATAAAGCACAGGTTAGCAACGGATTAGCAATGGTATTAACTCGTATGGTTCGCTATCACTATACGCAGCGCTACCAGTCAGTACGCGAGGTCAATCAAGGTATAACCACTTTTGCAACGATGACAGAAGTGGAACGTAAAGCAACTACAAGCAAGATCGTTAGGTCAACAATTCTAACTGGGACGGAGAATTCAAGTCTCTCCAATGTTCCTACTTCTTACAAATCTAGTTCTCAAACTCGTCGCTCAGTTCCAGCACCATCAGCTAGCTCTAATTCAGGGGTTCTCTTTCTATTTGGTGGGCTTTTGGCAGTAGTAGCAGTAATCGCGGCTTTTACTTTACCAGCGATGATGCGAAGTAATCAGCCACCAATTATTGTCAATAATCCATCAATTCCTGCCACTAAACCGCTCTCTACTGACCCTAGTCCTATAACAACGCCTACGAATACAGCAGTAAATCAAGCCCTAAATTTGGAAGCCAATAAAGAGTCTTTGGTTGTCCCTAACAAAATAGTAGGAGATGCTACTCACACTTATACAATTCAGGCTAAATCTGGGCAATTGCTGAGTACTTCGATTACTGGTACTGGACTATTACTTACTGTCCTGAATGCTCAGGGCATACCTCTCTCCAATGCTGTTAATGTTGTAAATGCTGATGTGCCAATTCCATCTGATGGAGCCTATGTAGTTCAATTAAAGGGAATTGGAGGCACTACTGAAATACCCTATCAATTAAAATTTAGTCTTAAGGATGCTGCGATCGCACAACCAACTGCTATTCCAACAACTCCTCCCTTAACTTCTCCATTAGTAACACCAACTCCAACATTGGGGACACCTGTTCCGAATCCTCCTACACCTGTGGCAACGCCAACACAAGCCCCACCACCACAGATAGAAATCAAAATTAGAAATAGATAA
- a CDS encoding DUF4346 domain-containing protein encodes MNLTAETNSLAQQLHAIDDQLSKRSLALDPSGYFIIYVDRQQNLICAKYYSNIINEQGLAVDPETGKPIPARGKVDRQAMQLFTGRTAKELCVEIFEQTQPCPVTLFDHAAYLGREAQRAELALLQQQEYIQD; translated from the coding sequence ATGAATTTGACTGCTGAAACGAACTCACTTGCACAACAACTCCATGCCATTGATGATCAATTATCAAAGCGATCGCTAGCTCTTGATCCCAGCGGTTACTTTATTATTTATGTCGATCGCCAACAAAATTTGATTTGCGCTAAATACTACAGCAACATCATTAATGAGCAAGGCTTAGCAGTTGATCCTGAAACAGGTAAACCAATTCCTGCTAGAGGCAAAGTTGATCGTCAAGCAATGCAGTTATTTACGGGGCGAACTGCTAAGGAACTCTGCGTAGAAATCTTTGAACAAACTCAACCTTGTCCTGTTACACTGTTTGACCATGCTGCATATCTAGGACGCGAAGCACAGCGAGCAGAATTAGCGCTGTTACAGCAACAGGAATATATCCAAGATTAG
- the prmA gene encoding 50S ribosomal protein L11 methyltransferase: MSPSLIAPNNSWWEIQVIAEQSLEEQIFWRLQNFGCQGMASQKKDGQIRVSSYLPVEKGSVLDLAALALWLKQDAIAVAYEAPATQWTVINDEDWSSSWKQHWSPQEIGDMLVVYPAWIEPPTDGDRKILRLDPGSAFGTGAHATTQLCLEALEMRLWGVKPEDNIVVADVGCGSGILSIGALLIGASQTYAIDNDILAIKATNHNRQLNDIPEDKIWVQVGSIQDLIANMPTPANGFTCNILADIIVDMVPYFDQLVDENGWGILSGILVEQVQKVAEALDAHKWVIATFWKRQEWACLTIRRSEY, from the coding sequence ATGTCACCTTCGCTAATCGCACCAAACAACAGTTGGTGGGAAATCCAAGTTATAGCCGAGCAATCTCTAGAAGAGCAGATTTTTTGGCGGTTACAAAATTTTGGCTGTCAAGGAATGGCAAGCCAAAAAAAAGATGGGCAGATTCGCGTTAGTAGCTATTTGCCAGTTGAGAAGGGTAGTGTTTTGGATCTAGCGGCGCTTGCTCTATGGCTAAAGCAAGATGCGATCGCAGTTGCTTACGAAGCCCCAGCTACTCAATGGACAGTAATTAACGATGAGGATTGGTCATCTAGCTGGAAACAACATTGGAGTCCACAGGAAATTGGCGATATGTTGGTGGTTTATCCTGCTTGGATTGAACCGCCGACTGATGGCGATCGCAAAATCTTGCGTCTCGATCCTGGTAGCGCCTTTGGTACGGGCGCTCATGCCACCACTCAACTTTGTTTAGAAGCCTTAGAAATGCGCTTATGGGGTGTAAAGCCCGAAGATAATATCGTGGTTGCCGATGTTGGTTGTGGCTCGGGTATTCTCAGTATCGGGGCTTTGCTGATTGGTGCAAGTCAAACCTATGCGATCGATAATGATATTCTGGCGATCAAGGCAACTAACCACAATCGCCAACTTAATGATATCCCTGAAGATAAAATCTGGGTACAAGTGGGTAGTATTCAGGATTTGATTGCGAATATGCCTACACCAGCGAATGGCTTTACTTGCAATATTCTTGCGGACATCATCGTTGATATGGTTCCCTATTTCGATCAGCTTGTTGACGAGAATGGCTGGGGAATTTTAAGTGGAATTTTGGTTGAGCAAGTACAGAAAGTTGCCGAAGCTCTTGATGCTCATAAATGGGTGATCGCCACATTCTGGAAGCGTCAAGAATGGGCATGTTTAACGATTAGACGGTCAGAATATTAA
- a CDS encoding N-acetylmuramoyl-L-alanine amidase-like domain-containing protein, whose protein sequence is MSQIIKPLLLCTLLGLSFSDYFLPNIKDIDHKDSVLVTAKSNPSTHQNSPQNNSENISSIDISETKAEYQRFMQTLSDRKITILPIDEVLQTVSTKFLGAAYREGLLDQDTTEKLFVSLTDFDCVLFVETVLAFSRNLRSPSPSYENFVEKIQEVRYADGKLDGYCSRLHYFSEWIRDNQKRNIVRDLTSELGGVPLNKKLDFMSSNWQKYPRLKNNEANHQCILAMEQKMEQEMRSQPLRYIPSRKIRSIYSLLKAGDIIAVTTDLKGLDATHTGFVYPTANGIGFIHASPSGKVKVSPDLQRYVEGVDHAIGIMVARPVN, encoded by the coding sequence CTTGCTAGGACTATCCTTTAGCGATTACTTCCTTCCTAATATTAAAGATATTGACCACAAAGATTCAGTTCTTGTAACTGCTAAAAGTAACCCATCAACCCATCAAAATTCACCTCAAAATAATTCTGAGAATATATCGAGTATAGATATTTCTGAAACTAAAGCCGAATATCAACGATTTATGCAGACGTTAAGCGATCGCAAAATCACCATCCTTCCCATAGACGAAGTTCTGCAAACTGTTTCTACTAAATTTCTTGGTGCAGCCTATCGCGAAGGTTTATTAGATCAAGATACAACTGAAAAGCTATTCGTATCACTTACAGATTTTGACTGTGTGCTATTTGTGGAGACAGTTTTAGCATTCTCTCGCAACTTGCGATCGCCAAGTCCCAGCTACGAGAACTTTGTAGAAAAGATCCAAGAAGTTCGTTATGCAGATGGCAAGCTAGATGGCTATTGCAGTCGTTTACATTATTTTTCAGAATGGATACGCGACAATCAGAAACGCAATATTGTGCGTGACCTCACATCTGAATTGGGAGGTGTTCCTCTCAATAAGAAATTAGACTTTATGAGTAGTAATTGGCAGAAATATCCACGCCTGAAAAATAATGAAGCTAATCATCAGTGTATTTTAGCAATGGAGCAGAAGATGGAGCAAGAGATGCGATCGCAACCATTACGATATATTCCATCTCGTAAGATTCGCTCTATCTATTCATTACTCAAAGCTGGCGACATTATTGCTGTGACTACGGATCTGAAAGGGCTAGATGCTACACATACAGGTTTTGTCTATCCTACTGCCAATGGAATAGGGTTCATCCATGCGTCACCATCAGGCAAGGTCAAAGTCTCTCCCGATTTACAACGTTACGTTGAAGGCGTTGATCATGCGATCGGAATTATGGTAGCGCGTCCCGTTAATTAA